In Fusarium fujikuroi IMI 58289 draft genome, chromosome FFUJ_chr08, one genomic interval encodes:
- a CDS encoding related to monocarboxylate transporter 2 — protein MATNVGGAVDNSRRSISDNRHDPEKPAELPDTLSGSETERPQDANPEAALDQQASDAAKAHDEGPPDGGTAAWMVVLGAWCCSFCSPGWINSMGSFQEYYQREPLKDYSSSEIAWIPSLEIFFLFGLGPIVGIIFDRYGPRPLIIGGTIFHVFGLMMASLAKTYYQFLLSQGVCSAIGVACLYSPALACISTWFLKRRGAAMGIMATGSSVGGVIFPIMITRMIERNGYPWALRTAAFLILGLQVIACLTVRPRQKPVPKKLPAGRLAAPFTEPAFALLLAGIFILTYGMYIPIDYLPLSGLQEAHMSVNMSQYLVAIMNAASLFGRLGAGYGADIIGRWNMFIIACGVTGISNLAVWIPATKSSITIGYAIMFGFASGAFVSLVGALPVSVSPIPELGYRMGIVFLVISIPALTMAPIGGAILQHASNGWVSLKVFAGVMCLVGSAIILGSRMLYTEKRLIKAF, from the exons ATGGCCACCAACGTAGGAGGTGCTGTGGATAACAGCAGAAGGTCGATCTCAGACAACAGGCACGATCCTGAGAAACCCGCTGAACTTCCAGATACTCTTAGCGGGAGCGAGACTGAGAGACCTCAAGATGCAAACCCCGAAGCAGCCCTGGACCAGCAGGCTAGCGACGCCGCAAAAGCGCATGATGAAGGCCCACCAGATGGCGGTACTGCTGCATGGATGGTTGTTCTAGGAGCGTGGTGTTGCTCCTTTTGCAGTCCTGGATGGATCAACA GCATGGGCAGCTTCCAGGAGTACTATCAGCGCGAACCACTCAAAGACTACTCCAGCAGCGAGATTGCTTGGATCCCTTCGCttgagatcttcttcttgtttgggCTGGGGCCTATTGTGGGTATAATTTTTGATCGTTATGGACCGAGGCCACTCATCATCGGCGGCACGATTTTCCACGTCTTtggattgatgatggcatcgtTGGCAAAGACGTACTatcaatttcttctttcgcAAGGTGTCTGCAGTGCCATTGGTGTTGCTTGTCTATACTCTCCAG CGCTGGCCTGCATATCGACTTGGTTTCTCAAGAGGCGTGGAGCAGCCATGGGCATAATGGCCACAGGATCATCAGTCGGCGGTGTCATCTTCCCAATCATGATTACCCGCATGATTGAGAGGAATGGATACCCGTGGGCGTTGAGAACTGCAgccttcctcatcctcggcctCCAGGTCATTGCTTGCCTGACAGTGCGACCGAGACAGAAGCCGGTTCCCAAGAAACTACCAGCTGGAAGACTTGCCGCGCCCTTCACCGAGCCAGCATTTGCCCTTTTGCTCGCGGgaatcttcatcttgacatATGGAATGTATATTCCCATTGACTACCTACCTCTCAGCGGTCTTCAGGAAGCTCACATGTCGGTAAACATGTCTCAATACTTGGTTGCCATCATGAATGCTGCAAG TCTCTTTGGTCGCCTGGGCGCAGGTTATGGTGCCGACATCATCGGCAGATGGAACATGTTCATCATTGCCTGTGGTGTTACGGGAATCTCCAATCTTGCCGTCTGGATCCCCGCCACGAAATCTTCCATCACCATAGGGTACGCCATAATGTTTGGCTTTGCATCGGGGGCTTTTGTCTCCCTCGTTGGCGCTCTCCCAGTTTCAGTCTCTCCCATTCCCGAGCTTGGCTACCGCATGGGCATAGTATTCCTTGTCATCTCTATCCCCGCACTAACTATGGCACCTATTGGTGGAGCCATCTTACAGCATGCGTCTAACGGCTGGGTCAGC